Genomic window (Streptomyces sp. RerS4):
CCCGAGGGGCTCGCGCTGCTGGCCGACGCGGTGGAGTCGGCGGCCTCCCGCACCGGGGAGACGCTGCTCGTGGTGCCGGAGCCCGGCCGGCTGGTGGTGCTCGCCGCCGACGGGGGCGCGGCCGTCCAGGCCTGCGCCGACCACGCCGAGGCCCTGGAGTCCCGCCGCGGCCGCGAGGCGAGCGGACCGGAGCCGGACGAACTGGTGGTCGGCCTGTCCGCGCCGGCCGCCCGGCGGGGTGGCCGCCGCCTTCAAGCAGGCCGACCAGGCCCTCGCCGTGGCCCGCCGCCGCGGCCGGCCGCTGGTCGAGCACGAGGACCTCGCGGCGGGCTCCGTCCTGCCGCTGCTCGCCGACGACGCCGTACGGGCCTTCGCGGACGGCACGCTGCGCGCCCTGCGCGAGCACGACGCGACCGGCCGCGGCGACCTCGTCGCCTCCCTGCAGGCGTGGCTCTCCCGCCACGGCCAGTGGGACGCCGCCGCCGCCGACCTCGGCGTGCACCGCCACACCCTGCGCTACCGCATGAAGCGGGTCGAGGAGATCCTCGGCCGCTCCCTGGACGACCCGGACGTCCGCATGGAGCTCTGGCTCGCCCTCAAGGCCGGCACGACCACCCCCTAGCACCCACCGGCACGGCCCCGGCCGGCTGCGACAGTGACAAAGCGGCGCAGGACGGGGCGGCGCCGCTCCATGCCGGATAAACACCGAAAGCCCCGTGGAGTCCTACGGTGGTGGGGACAACGACCCACCGCACACACTCGAAGGGCCGGGATTCGCATGACTTCCACCCACGCCTTCTGGCTCGCCGGCCGCCAGGCCACCGGCGAGGACAGCTTCGACGTCCACAACCCGTGGGACGGCCGTCTCGTCGGCACCGTCAGCGTGCCCACCGACGCCCAGGTCGAAGAGGCCGTGGCCGCCGCGTCCGCCGTGACGGCGGAGTTCTCCGCGACCCCCGCCCACGTACGGGCCGCCGCCCTGGACCATGTCTCGAAGCGGCTCGTCGAGCGCACCGAGGAGATCGCCCAGCTGATCTCCGCCGAGAACGGCAAGCCGATCAAGTGGGCCCGCGGTGAGGTCGGTCGTGCGGTGTCGGTCTTCCGCTTCGCCGCCGAAGAGGCCCGCCGCTTCAACGGCGGAGATGCCCAGCGCCTGGACACCGACGCCGGTGGCGTCGGTCGGCTCGCGCTGACCCGCCGCTTCGTCAAGGGTCCGGTCCTCGGCATCGCGCCGTTCAACTTCCCGCTGAACCTGTGCGCCCACAAGGTGGCCCCCGCCATCGCCGTCGGCGCGCCGATCATCCTGAAGCCGGCCCCGGCCACCCCGCTGTCCGGTCTGATCCTGGGCGAGCTGCTCGCCGAGACCGACCTGCCGGCCGGTTCCTGGTCCGTGCTGCCCGTCGCCAACGAGAAGATGCCGGCGCTGGTCAAGGACGAGCGACTGCCCGTCATCTCCTTCACCGGCTCCGACAAGGTCGGCTACGCCATCCAGCAGTCGGTGCCGCACAAGCACTGCACCCTGGAGCTCGGCGGCAACGCCGCGGCCGTCGTCCTCGCCGACTGGGCCTCCGAGGCCGACCTCGACTGGGCCGCGACCCGCATCGCGACCTTCTCGAACTACCAGGCCGGCCAGTCCTGCATCTCCGTGCAGCGCGTCATCGCCGACGCCTCCGTCTACGACCGCCTCGCCGAGAAGGTCGTCGAGAAGGTCCGCGCCCAGGTCACCGGCGACCCGTCCGACTCCGCCACCGACGTCGGCCCGCTCGTCTCCGAGGACGCCGCCAAGCGCGTCGAGGCCTGGGTCGACGAGGCCGTCTCCGCCGGCGCCAAGCTGCTGACCGGTGGCAAGCGCGAGGGTGCCTCGTACGAGCCCACCGTCGTCGCCGACCTGCCGGCCGGCGTCACCCTGGCCGTGGAGGAGGTCTTCGGGCCGGTCCTCACGCTGCAGCGCGTCGAGAACACCGACGAGGCCTTCGCCGCCGTCAACGACTCGAAGTTCGGCCTGCAGACCGGCGTCTTCACCCGTGACATCCAGGTGGCCTTCCGCGCCCACCGCGAGCTGGAGGTCGGCGGCGTGATCATCGGCGACGCGCCCTCCTACCGGGCCGACCAGATGCCGTACGGCGGCGTCAAGCAGTCCGGCGTGGGCCGCGAGGGCGTCCGCTACGCGATGGACGACTACACCTACGAGCGCGTCCTGGTCCTCACGGGCCTCGACATCTGATCGGACGATTCACTCGTCCGGTCCTCAGACCGACGGCCGGAGCCTACTGTGCGGGGGCTCCGGCCGTCCCCCTTTTCCCGCCTTTTCCCGCGCCGTTCAAGGCGCTTGCCGCACGCCCCCTCCCCGGCGCCCCGTCCGGTTTTCGCCGGCACCCGTCCGGGTCTTTTCCCGCCCGCCCGGAACGGGTACGACTCACAGGTAGCACCGCTCGGTAGTCCCCGATGCTGCGAGGTGAGCACCCGGATGTCAGCGACACAGCCCGCACAGCCCGTACAGCCCAAGGTGACCGAGCGCGAGGCGCGGCAGGTCGCGGAAGCGGCCCGGGAGGCGGACTGGCGCAAGCCCAGCTTCGCCAAGGAACTCTTCCTCGGACGCTTCCAACTGGACCTGATCCACCCCCACCCGCTCCCCGCCGACGAGGACGTCCGACGCGGCGAGGCCTTCCTCGCCCGACTGCGCGCGTTCTGCGAGCACGAGATCGACGGCGCCCGCATCGAGCGCGAGGCCCGGATCCCCGACGAGACCGTGCGCGGCCTCAAGGAGCTGGGCGCCCTCGGCATGAAGATCGACCCCAAGTACGGGGGGCTCGGCCTCACCCAGGTCTACTACAACAAGGCGCTGGCCCTCGTCGGCTCCGTCAGCCCCGCCATCGGCGCGCTGCTCTCCGCGCACCAGTCGATCGGCGTGCCCCAGCCGCTGAAGATGTTCGGCACGCAGGAGCAGAAGGAGGCCTGGCTGCCGCGCTGCGCCACCACCGCCATCAGCGCGTTCCTGCTCACCGAACCCGACGTGGGCTCCGACCCGGCCCGCCTGGCCACCACGGCCGTGCCCGACGGCGACGACGCGTACGTCCTGGACGGGGTGAAGCTGTGGACCACCAACGGGGTCGTCGCCGACCTCCTCGTGGTCATGGCCCGGGTACCCAAGGGTGACGGGCACAAGGGCGGCATCACCGCCTTCGTGGTCGAGGCCGACTCTCCGGGCATCACCGTCGAGCACCGCAACGCCTTCATGGGCCTGCGCGGCCTGGAGAACGGCGTCACCCGCTTCCACGGCGTCCGCGTCCCCGCCGCGAACCGGATCGGCCCCGAGGGCGCCGGCCTGAAGATCGCGCTGACCACCCTCAACACCGGCCGGCTGTCCCTGCCCGCCATGTGCGTCGGCGCCGGCAAGTGGTGCCTGAAGATCGCCCGCGAGTGGTCCGCCGTACGCGAGCAGTGGGGCCGTCCCGTCGCCCGCCACGAGGCCGTCGGCGCCAAGATCTCCTTCATCGCGGCCACCACCTTCGCCCTGGAAGCCGTCGTGGACCTCGCCTCCCAGATGGCCGACGAGGACCGCAACGACATCCGCATCGAAGCCGCCCTCGCCAAGCTCTACGGCTCCGAGATGGCCTGTCTGATGGCCGACGAACTCGTCCAGATCCGCGGCGGCCGCGGCTTCGAGACCGCCGAGTCGCTCGCCGCGCGCGGCGAGCGGGCCGTCCCCGCCGAGCAGATGCTCCGCGACCTGCGCATCAACCGGATCTTCGAGGGCTCGACCGAGATCATGCACCTGCTGATCGCCCGCGAGGCCGTCGACGCCCACCTCTCCGTCGCCGGCGACCTCATCGACCCCGAGAAGGCCCTCGGCGACAAGGCGAAGGCCGGCGCCCGCGCCGCCGGGTTCTACGCCCGCTGGCTGCCCCAACTGGCCGCCGGCCCCGGACAACTCCCCGGCACCTACCGGGAGTTCCACCCCGCAGGCCACCCCGACCTCGCCACCCACCTGCGCTACGTCGAGCGCGGCGCCCGCAAACTCGCCCGCAGCACCTTCTACGCCATGTCCCGCTGGCAGGGCCGCATGGAGACCAAGCAGGGCTTCCTCGGCCGGATCGTGGACATCGGCGCCGAGCTGTTCGCGATGAGCGCGGCCTGCGTGCGCGCCGAGCACCTGCGCGCCACGGGCGACCACGGCCGCGAGGCCTACCAGCTCGCCGACGCCTTCTGCCGGCAGTCCCGCATCCGCGTCGAGGAGCTCTTCGGCCGCCTGTGGTCCAACACCGACGACCTCGACCGCAAGGTGGTCGAAGGGGTCCTCGGCGGCGTCTACACCTGGCTGGAGGAGGGCGTCCTCGACCCCTCGGGCGACGGCCCGTGGATCGCGGACGCCACCCCGGGCCCCTCGCGTCACGAAAACGTTCACCGTCCCCTGCGCTGAGCTGCCATCATCGAAAAACAAGCTCGGACGGTTGTACGAGTACGGGTACCAGTGCGAGGCGGTTGAGGACCATGGCGACGGCCGACGAGGACCGGGCCGGCCGACGGCTGGCCTGGTGCGTGGCGCACCTCCTGCGCCACGCGCCGCAACACGTCGTCGCCGACCTCCTCGACCGGCTCGACGACACCACCCGCAAGTACCTGTGCCGCGACCAGTGGCTGCCCGCCTCCGCCGTCACCCTGCTGCTGCGCCACGGCACCGACACCGACCGGCACTACATCGCCCGCAACCCCCACGTCGTCGGCCGCCCCCTGCCCGGCCTGCCCGGCCCCGCACGCTACGCAGCCCGGCCCGGACCCTCCCCGGACCTGCTCCGCGAGACCGGCCCCGGCCCCCTCGCCCCCGACGAGCTGCTGTCGCTGCTGCGCCGACACGGCCGCCGCCCCCGCGTCCCGCTCACCCTCCTCGGCATACCGCACCTGCTCGACACCCCGACGCTGCTGCGCGAGCACGCCCGCGCCCCGCTGCCGCCCGGCGCCGTCGAAGCGCTGCTCCTGGTGGGCGGGCTGCCCCCGGAGGTCTGCGCCGCGCTCCTCGACGCGCGCACGGGGCCCACGTACGGGCGCGACTGGCACCGGCCCGCCGTCCGCGCCGTCCGCACCGGCCTGCTCACCTGCGACGAACTCGTCGCCGCCATCGCCCCCGCGCCCCGCACCCTCCTCCTCGGCCACCTTCCCGTCGGCCGCGGCCTGCGCTGGAGCCTGCCCGAACAGGCCGAGATGCAGTCGGCCGTCCAGCGCGCCCTGCGACCGCTGCTCGGCGACGACGCCCGACTGTGGGCCGAGCTGCCGCGCCGCGCCTCCGCCTTCGGCGGCACCCTGCCCGAGCTGGCGGCGGCGTTGGCCGCGGGCACCCCGCCCCCGCCCGGGGCCATACGCCACGACCCGGCGCTCGCCCGCGCCGTACGCCACCTCGCGCCGGACCCGGCGCCGGCGGAGCCGACCGGGGCGTGGGAGCGGGAACTGGCCCTCGTCAGCCTGGGCGTGCCGATGCCGACCGTGGACGAGGACGTCCGCTGGGTCCGCGACTGCCTCGACCGCGGCCTGCTGACCGGCGCCGACATCGTCCGGCACAAGGTCCCCGCCTGCTGGGCCCTGGACGAGGACCAGTGGCTCGGTGACATCGGCCACCCCGACCGCCACGACCGTCCCGTCGCCGTCCTCGCCGCCCGCGCCGAGGCCGACGCGCTCTTCGACGCGGCCCTCGGCGACGACGTGGAGGCCTGGTGGCGGGCCGCCCGCGCGCTGCCCGACTTCGTCGGCACGCTGCCGGAGCTGCTGGCGCGCGTCACGGACGGGGACTCCGTGTCCAAGCGCTCCTGAGTTGCGGCAACAATGGGGGGCATGAGCGACAGTCCAGCCCCCCTCGCCGACCCGCACCTCCTCTTCGACGCCGCGGCCGGCCGCCGGGACATCGTCATCCTCGGGTCCACCGGGTCCATCGGCACCCAGGCCATCGACCTCGCCCTGCGCAACCCGGACCGCTTCCGGGTCACCGCGCTGTCCGCCGCCGGCGGGCGGGTCGGACTGCTGGCCGAGCAGGCCCGGCTGCTGCGGGTGAACACCGTGGCCGTCGCCCGCGAGGACGTCGTACCGGCCCTGAAGGAGGCGCTGAGCGGCCAGTACGGGCCCTCCGAGCCGCTGCCGGAGATCCTGGCCGGACCCGACGCGGCCACCGAACTCGCCGCCTCGCCCTGCCACACCGTCCTCAACGGCATCACCGGCTCCATCGGCCTCGCGCCCACCCTCGCCGCCCTGAAGGCGGGCCGCACCCTCGCCCTCGCCAACAAGGAGTCGCTCATCGTCGGCGGCCCCCTGGTCAAGGCCCTCGCGAAGCCCGGCCAGATCATCCCGGTCGACTCCGAACACGCCGCGCTCTTCCAGGCGCTGGCCGCCGGCACCCGGGCCGACGTCCGCAAGCTCGTGGTCACCGCCTCCGGCGGACCCTTCCGCGGCCGCACCCGCGCCGAGCTGGCCTCGGTCACCGTCCGGGACGCCCTCGCGCACCCCACCTGGGCCATGGGCCCGGTCATCACCGTCAACTCGGCGACCCTGGTCAACAAGGGCCTGGAGGTCATCGAGGCGCACCTGCTCTACGACATCCCCTTCGAGCGCATCGAGGTCGTCGTCCACCCCCAGTCGTACGTGCACTCCATGGTGGAGTTCACCGACGGCTCCACCCTCGCGCAGGCCACCCCGCCCGACATGTGCGGTCCCATCGCGATCGGCCTCGGCTGGCCCGTACGCGTCCCCGACGCGGCGCCCGCCTTCGACTGGACCAAGGCGTCGAGCTGGGAGTTCTTCCCGCTGGACACCGAGGCCTTCCCCTCCGTGGACCTGGCCCGGCACGTCGGCACCCTCGGCGGGACCGCCCCGGCGGTCTTCAACGCCGCGAACGAGGAGTGCGTGGAGGCGTTCCTGGCCGGTCGGCTGCCGTTCACGGCAATCATGGATACCGTCTCTGCCGTGGTCGATGAGCACGGGACGCCGGATGCGGGAACTTCCCTGACCGTCGCGGACGTCCTCGAAGCGGAGACCTGGGCCAGGGCCCGGTCACGGGAAATGGCGGCGCGCGCCGCCGTGGAGGCGAGCGCATGACCTTGTTGCTGACCTTGGTGGGTGTGCTCGTCTTCGCCGTCGGGCTGCTGTTCTCCATCGCCTGGCACGAGTTGGGCCACCTGTCCACCGCCAAGCTCTTCGGCATCCGCGTGCCCCAGTACATGGTCGGCTTCGGCCGCACCATCTGGTCGCGCAAGAAGGGCGAGACGGAGTACGGGATCAAGGCCATCCCGATGGGCGGCTACATCCGCATGATCGGGATGTTCCCGCCCGGCGACGACGGCAAGGTCACCGCCCGCTCGACGTCGCCGTTCCGCTCGATGATCGAGGACGCCCGCTCGGCGGCGTACGAGGAGCTCCAGCCCGGCGACGAGAGCCGGCTGTTCTACACGCGCAAGCCGTGGAAGCGCGTGATCGTGATGTTCGCGGGCCCCTTCATGAACCTGGTGCTCGCCCTGGCGATCTTCTTCGGCCTCTGGATGACCTTCGGGGTCAACCGGAC
Coding sequences:
- a CDS encoding aldehyde dehydrogenase family protein yields the protein MTSTHAFWLAGRQATGEDSFDVHNPWDGRLVGTVSVPTDAQVEEAVAAASAVTAEFSATPAHVRAAALDHVSKRLVERTEEIAQLISAENGKPIKWARGEVGRAVSVFRFAAEEARRFNGGDAQRLDTDAGGVGRLALTRRFVKGPVLGIAPFNFPLNLCAHKVAPAIAVGAPIILKPAPATPLSGLILGELLAETDLPAGSWSVLPVANEKMPALVKDERLPVISFTGSDKVGYAIQQSVPHKHCTLELGGNAAAVVLADWASEADLDWAATRIATFSNYQAGQSCISVQRVIADASVYDRLAEKVVEKVRAQVTGDPSDSATDVGPLVSEDAAKRVEAWVDEAVSAGAKLLTGGKREGASYEPTVVADLPAGVTLAVEEVFGPVLTLQRVENTDEAFAAVNDSKFGLQTGVFTRDIQVAFRAHRELEVGGVIIGDAPSYRADQMPYGGVKQSGVGREGVRYAMDDYTYERVLVLTGLDI
- a CDS encoding acyl-CoA dehydrogenase family protein; its protein translation is MSATQPAQPVQPKVTEREARQVAEAAREADWRKPSFAKELFLGRFQLDLIHPHPLPADEDVRRGEAFLARLRAFCEHEIDGARIEREARIPDETVRGLKELGALGMKIDPKYGGLGLTQVYYNKALALVGSVSPAIGALLSAHQSIGVPQPLKMFGTQEQKEAWLPRCATTAISAFLLTEPDVGSDPARLATTAVPDGDDAYVLDGVKLWTTNGVVADLLVVMARVPKGDGHKGGITAFVVEADSPGITVEHRNAFMGLRGLENGVTRFHGVRVPAANRIGPEGAGLKIALTTLNTGRLSLPAMCVGAGKWCLKIAREWSAVREQWGRPVARHEAVGAKISFIAATTFALEAVVDLASQMADEDRNDIRIEAALAKLYGSEMACLMADELVQIRGGRGFETAESLAARGERAVPAEQMLRDLRINRIFEGSTEIMHLLIAREAVDAHLSVAGDLIDPEKALGDKAKAGARAAGFYARWLPQLAAGPGQLPGTYREFHPAGHPDLATHLRYVERGARKLARSTFYAMSRWQGRMETKQGFLGRIVDIGAELFAMSAACVRAEHLRATGDHGREAYQLADAFCRQSRIRVEELFGRLWSNTDDLDRKVVEGVLGGVYTWLEEGVLDPSGDGPWIADATPGPSRHENVHRPLR
- the dxr gene encoding 1-deoxy-D-xylulose-5-phosphate reductoisomerase, giving the protein MGGMSDSPAPLADPHLLFDAAAGRRDIVILGSTGSIGTQAIDLALRNPDRFRVTALSAAGGRVGLLAEQARLLRVNTVAVAREDVVPALKEALSGQYGPSEPLPEILAGPDAATELAASPCHTVLNGITGSIGLAPTLAALKAGRTLALANKESLIVGGPLVKALAKPGQIIPVDSEHAALFQALAAGTRADVRKLVVTASGGPFRGRTRAELASVTVRDALAHPTWAMGPVITVNSATLVNKGLEVIEAHLLYDIPFERIEVVVHPQSYVHSMVEFTDGSTLAQATPPDMCGPIAIGLGWPVRVPDAAPAFDWTKASSWEFFPLDTEAFPSVDLARHVGTLGGTAPAVFNAANEECVEAFLAGRLPFTAIMDTVSAVVDEHGTPDAGTSLTVADVLEAETWARARSREMAARAAVEASA